The following proteins are co-located in the Streptomyces sp. DT2A-34 genome:
- a CDS encoding serine hydrolase, with amino-acid sequence MTTSTERLLGDLRRDLREGGLYGSFLVRDLESGDEIGIDPDIELPVASLVKIPLALVTLERVRRGELDGAKVIEVPPGRITTPGPTGLSRFRHAAHIAVEDLLYLSTCISDNSAADALFELTPPDRVGAVLHELGLRGIAVRHTMRELMETPVERFDPADVHLAHAFAIDAGTPGRGHRVPQLDISRANTGTARAFVDLLQALWQARPRTEAGAEAPAMAIHPDVAAQVRGFMANNLVRNRLAPDFDSDASTWSSKTGMLLNLRHEVGVVEHADGQSYAIAVLTESRVAAGRQPGADALMGQVARRLRDELRSRWVQ; translated from the coding sequence ATGACCACGAGTACCGAGAGACTGCTCGGCGACCTGCGCCGGGACCTGCGCGAGGGCGGGCTGTACGGCTCGTTCCTCGTCCGGGACCTGGAGAGCGGCGACGAGATCGGCATCGACCCCGACATCGAGTTACCTGTCGCGTCCCTCGTGAAGATCCCGCTCGCCCTGGTGACGCTGGAACGCGTCCGGCGCGGGGAACTCGACGGCGCCAAGGTGATCGAGGTGCCGCCTGGCCGGATCACCACGCCGGGCCCGACCGGCCTGAGCCGCTTCCGGCACGCGGCCCACATCGCCGTCGAGGACCTGCTCTACCTCAGCACCTGCATCAGCGACAACAGCGCCGCCGACGCCCTCTTCGAGCTCACGCCGCCCGACCGAGTCGGCGCGGTCCTGCACGAGTTGGGGCTGCGCGGCATCGCCGTACGGCACACCATGCGCGAGCTGATGGAGACCCCGGTGGAGCGTTTCGACCCGGCGGACGTCCACCTCGCGCACGCCTTCGCGATCGACGCCGGCACCCCGGGGCGCGGCCACCGGGTCCCCCAGCTCGACATCTCACGCGCCAACACCGGGACGGCACGGGCCTTCGTCGACCTGCTGCAAGCCCTCTGGCAGGCCCGCCCCCGAACCGAGGCCGGCGCCGAGGCCCCGGCGATGGCGATCCACCCCGACGTCGCGGCCCAGGTACGCGGCTTCATGGCCAACAACCTCGTACGCAACCGCCTCGCCCCGGACTTCGACTCCGACGCCTCCACCTGGTCGTCCAAGACCGGCATGCTGCTCAACCTGCGCCACGAGGTCGGCGTCGTCGAGCACGCCGACGGCCAGAGCTACGCGATAGCCGTCCTGACCGAGTCCCGGGTGGCCGCCGGCCGCCAGCCGGGCGCCGACGCCCTCATGGGCCAGGTCGCCCGGCGACTGCGCGACGAACTGCGTTCGAGGTGGGTTCAGTGA
- a CDS encoding helix-turn-helix transcriptional regulator produces the protein MAQETVTTAQETVTTAQETVAEAPRARAASEIRRHELAAFLRHRREHITPEQVGLPRGRRRRTPGLRREEVAQLAAVGVTWYTWLEQARDIQVSVQVLDALARTLMLDPSERSHLFQLAGAADPTPATTCPSVTPAMRAVLEQLEPYPACLQNSRYDILAHNRTYGLLLCDLEAVPPEDRNCMVLSYTHDEWRSSIVHLEETQRLMAARFRAAMAGHLAEPAWKMLLKRLRAESPEFCEAWDRHEVVAHRSKRKEFLNRRVGRLVVDHTDLWLSPEVGPRMVTYVPADEETRERLRRLHEISLARATP, from the coding sequence ATGGCTCAGGAGACGGTGACCACGGCTCAGGAGACGGTGACGACGGCTCAGGAGACGGTGGCCGAAGCCCCTCGCGCCAGGGCCGCGTCGGAGATCCGGCGCCATGAACTCGCCGCCTTCCTGCGCCACCGCCGCGAGCACATCACCCCCGAGCAGGTCGGCCTGCCCCGCGGCCGACGGCGCCGTACGCCGGGCCTGCGCCGCGAGGAGGTCGCCCAGCTCGCGGCCGTCGGCGTCACTTGGTACACGTGGCTCGAACAGGCCCGTGACATCCAGGTCTCCGTCCAGGTCCTCGACGCCCTCGCCCGCACGCTGATGCTCGACCCCAGCGAGCGTTCCCACCTCTTCCAGCTGGCCGGCGCGGCGGATCCGACACCGGCGACGACCTGTCCTTCGGTGACCCCCGCGATGCGGGCCGTGCTGGAGCAACTGGAGCCGTACCCGGCCTGTCTGCAGAACAGCCGGTACGACATCCTCGCCCACAACCGCACGTACGGGCTGCTGCTGTGCGACCTGGAGGCGGTGCCGCCGGAGGACCGCAACTGCATGGTCCTGTCGTACACGCACGACGAGTGGCGCTCCTCGATCGTCCACCTGGAGGAGACCCAGCGCCTCATGGCCGCCCGCTTCCGCGCCGCGATGGCGGGCCACCTGGCCGAGCCCGCCTGGAAGATGCTGCTGAAGAGGCTGCGCGCGGAGTCCCCGGAGTTCTGCGAGGCGTGGGACCGGCATGAGGTGGTGGCTCATCGGAGCAAGAGGAAGGAGTTCCTCAATCGGCGTGTGGGGCGGCTGGTCGTCGACCACACGGATTTGTGGCTGAGTCCGGAGGTGGGGCCGCGGATGGTGACCTATGTGCCGGCGGACGAGGAGACGAGGGAGCGGTTGAGGCGTCTGCACGAAATATCGCTGGCGAGGGCAACGCCCTGA
- a CDS encoding LysR family transcriptional regulator, producing the protein MDLVAACRAFVSVSEHGSFTVGAAAARTAQSVVSRRIAALEQRLGERLLDRSSRTVTLTPFGRDMLPTARQLVRLADRLEHEAQAARNRPLRLAVPAVCPTAALARLIAEAHEQGVLLDPFPAGPAERADLVTSRQVRAALLAVAPTEATWTVPLGLAVARDPGGGPIYLDTLRPGRADRDRRPRRVWLQPEDDVPHIRDRLARLRDAVGLRPAQLAVAPAVATAAADVISHGDALLCSAAQARELRLHWRPVGELGPAFARGFSLAVADEADLDAVRVRQACAHGIARCLDATEPSEAAA; encoded by the coding sequence GTGGATCTTGTCGCGGCATGCCGGGCGTTCGTCAGTGTGAGCGAGCACGGCAGTTTCACGGTGGGTGCGGCGGCGGCCCGGACGGCCCAGTCGGTGGTGAGCCGCCGCATCGCCGCACTGGAACAACGCCTCGGCGAACGGCTGTTGGACCGGTCCTCGCGGACGGTGACGCTGACGCCCTTCGGCCGGGACATGCTGCCGACGGCGAGGCAACTGGTGCGGCTCGCCGACCGGTTGGAGCACGAGGCGCAGGCCGCGCGGAACCGGCCGCTGCGGCTCGCCGTCCCCGCCGTGTGCCCGACCGCCGCCCTCGCCCGCCTCATCGCCGAGGCACACGAGCAGGGGGTCCTCCTCGACCCGTTCCCCGCCGGACCGGCCGAGCGGGCCGACCTCGTGACCTCCCGGCAGGTGCGTGCGGCGCTGCTCGCGGTGGCCCCTACGGAGGCGACCTGGACGGTTCCGCTGGGCCTGGCGGTCGCGCGGGACCCGGGCGGCGGACCGATCTACCTGGACACCCTGCGCCCCGGCCGCGCCGACCGCGACCGGCGGCCCCGGCGCGTGTGGCTCCAGCCGGAGGACGACGTGCCGCACATCCGGGACCGGCTCGCCCGGCTGCGCGACGCCGTCGGCCTGCGCCCGGCCCAGCTGGCCGTCGCGCCGGCCGTGGCCACCGCCGCGGCGGACGTGATCAGCCACGGCGACGCGCTGCTGTGCTCGGCCGCGCAGGCCCGCGAACTCCGCCTCCACTGGCGCCCCGTCGGCGAACTGGGCCCCGCCTTCGCACGCGGGTTCTCGCTGGCCGTGGCGGACGAGGCGGACCTCGACGCGGTCCGGGTACGCCAGGCATGCGCGCACGGCATCGCCCGATGCCTCGACGCGACGGAGCCCTCGGAGGCAGCCGCATGA
- a CDS encoding aldo/keto reductase, which translates to MTMHTRTLGTTGPRVSALGLGCMGMSGMYGEADRAESIATIHAALEAGVTLLDTGDFYGMGHNELLISEALRTAPAALRENALLSVKFGALRGPDGDWYGFDGRPAAVKNFAAYSLQRLGVDHIDVYRPARLDPDVPIEETVGAIAELVEKGYVRHIGLSEVGADTIRRAAATAPIADLQIEYALISRGPEREILPTLRELGIAVTAYGVLSRGLISGHVTPGEYAATDFRAHSPRFQGENLRHNLTLVESLRKIAEQKGVSVAQVAIAWVIAQGPRHGTDIVPLVGARTRGRLGEALGALDVTLDAADLAAVEAAVPADAAAGERYAPAQMAMLDSER; encoded by the coding sequence ATGACGATGCACACGCGCACTCTCGGCACCACCGGCCCCCGCGTCTCCGCCCTCGGCCTCGGCTGCATGGGCATGTCCGGCATGTACGGCGAGGCGGACCGCGCCGAGTCGATCGCCACCATCCACGCCGCTCTGGAAGCCGGTGTGACCCTGCTCGACACCGGCGACTTCTACGGCATGGGCCACAACGAACTGCTGATCAGCGAGGCCTTGCGCACCGCCCCGGCCGCCCTGCGCGAGAACGCGCTGCTCAGCGTCAAGTTCGGCGCCCTGCGCGGCCCGGACGGCGACTGGTACGGCTTCGACGGCCGCCCGGCCGCCGTGAAGAACTTCGCCGCATACTCCCTCCAGCGCCTCGGCGTCGACCACATCGACGTCTACCGCCCCGCCCGGCTCGACCCGGACGTGCCGATCGAGGAGACCGTCGGCGCGATCGCGGAACTGGTCGAGAAGGGGTACGTCCGCCACATCGGGCTCAGCGAGGTCGGCGCGGACACCATCCGCCGGGCCGCCGCCACCGCCCCGATCGCCGACCTCCAGATCGAGTACGCGCTCATCTCCCGTGGCCCCGAGCGCGAGATCCTGCCCACCCTGCGCGAGCTGGGCATCGCCGTCACCGCGTACGGCGTGCTCTCCCGCGGGCTGATCTCCGGCCATGTCACGCCCGGCGAGTACGCGGCGACCGACTTCCGTGCCCACTCGCCCCGCTTCCAGGGCGAGAACCTCCGGCACAACCTCACCCTGGTCGAGTCCCTGCGCAAGATCGCCGAGCAGAAGGGCGTCTCCGTCGCCCAGGTCGCCATCGCCTGGGTGATCGCACAGGGCCCGCGGCACGGTACGGACATCGTGCCGCTGGTCGGCGCCCGTACCCGTGGGCGGCTCGGCGAGGCCCTGGGCGCCCTGGACGTGACCCTGGACGCGGCCGACCTCGCCGCCGTCGAGGCCGCCGTACCGGCGGACGCGGCGGCCGGCGAGCGGTACGCCCCCGCCCAGATGGCCATGCTCGACAGCGAACGCTGA
- a CDS encoding MFS transporter, whose amino-acid sequence MPELSPRRRLLVLAICCMSLLIVSIDTTALNVSLPAMQRDLDASTSGLQWTIDAYTLVLASLLMLAGSTADRIGRKRVFMAGLVLFTIGSALCSVAPDLDSLIAFRMVQAVGGSMLNPVAMSIITNTFTDRRERARAIGVWGAVVGISMAAGPLVGGLLVDAVDWRAIFWVNLPVGLAALLLTLRYVPESRAPKARRLDPVGQFLVIALFGSLTYAIIEAPNAGFTAVLPFAIVALAALLGLLWYEPRRAEPLIDLRFFRSAPFSGATVIAIGAFAALGGFLFLSTLYLQNVRGLDALHAGLWMLPMATPMFLCAPLSGRLVGSRGPRLPLLIAGTAMTTSAAMFALLDAETSNVTLVLGYALFGVGFGFVNAPITNTAVSGMPRAQAGVAAAVASTSRQLGQTLGVAVVGAVLASGAGASSYKDTFVSAAGPGWWIITGCGLTVLSVGAVTSGPWARRTAERTAEKLESAEIRQASRVSA is encoded by the coding sequence ATGCCGGAGCTCAGCCCTCGCCGCCGACTGCTGGTCCTCGCGATCTGCTGCATGAGCCTGCTGATCGTGAGCATCGACACCACGGCCCTCAACGTCTCCCTGCCCGCCATGCAGCGCGACCTCGACGCGAGCACATCGGGCCTGCAGTGGACGATCGACGCGTACACCCTCGTCCTCGCTTCCCTCCTCATGCTGGCCGGCTCCACGGCGGACAGAATCGGCCGCAAACGCGTCTTCATGGCGGGCCTCGTCCTGTTCACCATCGGCTCGGCCCTGTGCTCCGTCGCGCCCGACCTCGACTCGCTGATCGCCTTCCGGATGGTGCAGGCGGTGGGCGGTTCGATGCTCAACCCGGTCGCGATGTCGATCATCACCAACACCTTCACGGACCGGCGCGAGCGGGCGCGGGCGATCGGCGTGTGGGGTGCGGTGGTCGGCATATCGATGGCCGCGGGTCCGCTGGTCGGTGGCCTCCTCGTCGACGCGGTGGACTGGCGCGCGATCTTCTGGGTCAACCTGCCGGTCGGACTCGCGGCCCTCCTCCTCACCCTCCGCTACGTCCCCGAGTCCCGCGCCCCCAAGGCCCGCCGCCTCGACCCGGTCGGCCAGTTCCTGGTGATCGCGCTGTTCGGCTCACTGACGTACGCGATCATCGAGGCGCCGAACGCCGGGTTCACCGCGGTGCTCCCGTTCGCGATCGTCGCCCTCGCGGCCCTGCTCGGCCTCCTCTGGTACGAGCCGCGCCGCGCCGAGCCCCTCATCGACCTGCGGTTCTTCCGGTCGGCGCCGTTCAGCGGGGCCACGGTGATCGCGATCGGCGCGTTCGCGGCGCTGGGCGGGTTCCTGTTCCTGTCGACGCTGTACCTGCAGAACGTACGAGGGCTGGACGCCCTGCACGCGGGGCTGTGGATGCTGCCCATGGCGACACCGATGTTCCTGTGCGCGCCGCTGTCCGGGCGGCTGGTCGGCAGCCGGGGGCCTCGGTTGCCGTTGCTGATCGCCGGTACCGCGATGACGACGAGCGCGGCGATGTTCGCCCTCCTGGACGCGGAGACGTCCAACGTCACGCTGGTTCTCGGCTACGCCCTGTTCGGTGTCGGGTTCGGGTTCGTGAACGCGCCGATAACCAACACGGCGGTCTCCGGGATGCCCCGAGCGCAGGCCGGCGTCGCGGCCGCCGTCGCCTCCACGAGCCGTCAGCTGGGACAGACGCTGGGGGTGGCGGTGGTCGGTGCGGTGCTGGCGTCCGGGGCGGGGGCGTCGTCGTACAAGGACACGTTCGTGTCGGCCGCCGGGCCCGGGTGGTGGATCATCACGGGGTGTGGGCTGACGGTCCTCTCGGTGGGCGCGGTGACGAGTGGGCCGTGGGCTCGGCGGACGGCTGAACGTACGGCCGAGAAGCTGGAGTCCGCGGAGATTCGCCAAGCGTCGAGAGTCAGCGCGTAG
- the dusB gene encoding tRNA dihydrouridine synthase DusB has product MPMTVSPVVPPLQIGPHTVQPPVVLAPMAGITNAPFRTLCREFSGGKGLFVSEMITTRALVERNEKTMQLIHFDESEKPRSIQLYGVDPATVGKAVRMIAEEGLADHIDLNFGCPVPKVTRKGGGSALPFKRNLLRAILREAVSGAGDLPVTMKMRKGIDDDHITYLDAGRIAVEEGVTAIALHGRTAAQHYGGTADWDAIARLKEHVPEIPVLGNGDIWSAEDAVRMVRETGCDGVVVGRGCLGRPWLFSDLVAAFEGRDQARAGGTDGCGVRPALREVADVMVRHATLLGEWIGDEARGVIDFRKHVAWYLKGFAVGSEMRKRLAITSSLEELRSGLDELELDQPWPVGADGPRGRTSGNNRVVLPDGWLKDPYDCAGVSEDAELDTSGG; this is encoded by the coding sequence ATGCCCATGACCGTCTCGCCCGTTGTTCCGCCCCTGCAGATCGGGCCGCACACTGTCCAGCCGCCCGTCGTCCTGGCCCCCATGGCCGGGATCACCAACGCGCCCTTCCGCACGCTGTGCCGTGAGTTCAGCGGGGGCAAGGGGCTGTTCGTCAGCGAGATGATCACGACGCGGGCGCTGGTCGAGCGCAACGAGAAGACCATGCAGCTGATCCACTTCGACGAGAGTGAGAAGCCTCGTTCGATCCAGCTGTACGGGGTTGATCCGGCCACTGTCGGCAAAGCCGTCCGCATGATCGCGGAGGAGGGGCTGGCGGATCACATCGACCTCAACTTCGGGTGTCCGGTGCCGAAGGTGACCCGGAAGGGCGGGGGGTCCGCGCTGCCGTTCAAGCGGAATCTGCTGCGGGCGATTCTGCGGGAGGCGGTGAGCGGGGCGGGGGACCTGCCGGTCACGATGAAGATGCGCAAGGGCATCGACGACGATCACATCACCTACCTCGACGCCGGGCGGATCGCCGTGGAGGAGGGCGTGACGGCCATCGCGCTGCACGGGCGTACGGCTGCTCAGCACTACGGCGGCACGGCGGACTGGGATGCCATCGCGCGGCTGAAGGAGCATGTGCCGGAGATTCCCGTGCTCGGTAACGGCGACATCTGGTCGGCCGAGGACGCGGTGCGGATGGTGCGGGAGACCGGGTGCGACGGTGTAGTGGTCGGGCGGGGGTGCCTGGGGCGGCCCTGGCTGTTCTCGGATCTGGTCGCGGCGTTCGAGGGGCGGGACCAGGCCCGTGCCGGAGGCACTGACGGATGCGGTGTGCGTCCGGCGCTGCGTGAAGTGGCCGACGTCATGGTTCGGCATGCCACGCTGCTCGGGGAGTGGATCGGGGACGAGGCGCGGGGCGTCATCGACTTCCGTAAGCATGTGGCCTGGTATCTGAAGGGCTTCGCGGTCGGTTCGGAGATGCGCAAGCGGCTGGCGATCACGTCGTCGCTGGAGGAACTTCGCTCCGGGCTCGATGAGTTGGAGCTCGATCAGCCTTGGCCGGTCGGGGCCGATGGGCCGCGTGGGCGTACGTCCGGGAACAACCGGGTGGTGCTGCCGGATGGGTGGCTGAAGGATCCGTATGACTGTGCGGGTGTGAGTGAGGATGCGGAGCTGGATACCTCCGGCGGTTGA
- the bla gene encoding class A beta-lactamase yields MTHPLRIRRSAAWAAAGLLALAALPACGQETASGAGSPAGAARSASPTPATKPTAGEFRALEREFDARLGVYALDTGTGRTVGYRADDRFAYASTFKALAAGAVLREFGTDGIDKVVTASREDVVADSPVSENFVEKGMSLRGLCAATLWYSDNTAVNLLLDELGGPDGLEKVLEDLGDDVTEMDRYEPDMSEGKPGDIRDTSTPRAMAGSLRAFLLGDALKRDERELLRRWMTTNMTGGTLIRAGVPDGWEVADKSGTAGYGGRNNIAVLWPDDGGNPIVMAVMSTRGKQDAERRDALIAKAATVAVDGLGR; encoded by the coding sequence ATGACGCATCCGCTTCGCATCCGCCGGAGCGCCGCCTGGGCGGCAGCAGGCTTACTCGCGCTCGCCGCGCTTCCCGCGTGCGGTCAGGAGACCGCGTCCGGGGCCGGTTCACCCGCCGGTGCGGCACGATCCGCGTCACCGACGCCGGCCACGAAGCCCACAGCCGGTGAATTCCGGGCACTGGAGCGGGAGTTCGACGCACGGCTCGGTGTCTACGCCCTGGACACCGGCACGGGCCGGACGGTCGGGTACCGGGCGGACGACCGGTTCGCGTACGCCTCCACGTTCAAGGCGCTGGCGGCGGGTGCCGTCCTCCGCGAGTTCGGGACGGACGGCATCGACAAGGTGGTCACCGCCTCGCGCGAGGACGTGGTCGCGGACTCGCCCGTGTCCGAGAACTTCGTCGAGAAGGGCATGAGCCTGCGGGGGCTGTGCGCCGCGACCCTCTGGTACAGCGACAACACGGCCGTCAACCTGCTCCTCGACGAACTCGGCGGCCCCGACGGCCTGGAGAAGGTGCTGGAGGACCTCGGCGACGACGTCACCGAGATGGACCGGTACGAGCCGGACATGAGCGAAGGCAAGCCGGGTGACATCCGCGACACGAGCACACCGCGTGCGATGGCGGGAAGCCTGCGGGCCTTCCTGCTCGGCGACGCCCTGAAGCGGGACGAACGCGAGCTGCTCCGGCGGTGGATGACGACGAACATGACGGGGGGCACGCTCATCCGGGCGGGCGTCCCCGACGGCTGGGAGGTCGCCGACAAGAGCGGCACCGCCGGATACGGGGGACGCAACAACATCGCCGTGCTGTGGCCGGACGACGGTGGCAACCCCATCGTCATGGCGGTCATGTCCACCCGAGGCAAACAGGACGCCGAACGTCGCGACGCCCTGATCGCCAAGGCCGCCACTGTGGCGGTCGACGGCCTCGGACGCTAG
- a CDS encoding TetR family transcriptional regulator, with product MPPTSETLTAERILAATEEVLRRHGPAKATVVDVARALGVSHGSVYRHFRTKAALREAVTKRWLDRTFESLSGIVAAEDLDPESRLRAWFEGLFAAKRRKAGDDPELFATFSVLAAESGGVVDEHIADLTGQLTRIVRAGVDAGTFTAADPATTARALFHATGRFHDPCSAREWEQPGVEGELAAVLDLLVRGLRARD from the coding sequence ATGCCTCCGACCAGCGAGACCCTGACCGCCGAGCGCATCCTCGCCGCCACCGAGGAAGTGCTGCGCCGCCACGGCCCGGCCAAGGCCACCGTGGTCGACGTGGCCCGCGCGCTCGGCGTCAGCCATGGCAGCGTCTACCGCCACTTCCGTACGAAGGCGGCGTTGCGGGAGGCGGTGACGAAGAGGTGGCTGGACCGGACGTTCGAGTCCCTCTCCGGGATCGTCGCCGCCGAGGACCTCGACCCGGAGTCCCGCCTGCGCGCCTGGTTCGAGGGCCTGTTCGCCGCCAAGCGCCGCAAGGCGGGCGACGATCCCGAGCTGTTCGCCACCTTCTCGGTGCTGGCCGCCGAGAGCGGCGGGGTGGTCGATGAGCACATCGCCGACCTGACCGGCCAGTTGACCCGGATCGTCCGGGCGGGCGTCGACGCGGGCACCTTCACGGCCGCCGACCCCGCGACCACCGCCCGCGCCCTCTTCCACGCCACGGGCCGCTTCCATGACCCGTGCTCTGCGCGTGAGTGGGAACAGCCGGGCGTGGAGGGCGAGTTGGCGGCGGTCCTGGACCTGCTGGTGCGGGGGTTGCGGGCCCGCGACTGA
- a CDS encoding N-acetyltransferase yields MTPVTRVRRYRPEDRDAIEDICVRTAHEGGDSRPHYEAASDSGSAAGGIFPTTFALPYVVLEPDLAFVLDDGTGRAVGYILGAADTPRFVEDYRTKWLPSAAERYPEPSGSSEPSGPPSTPDEAMIRLLHHPERMLVPEVAAYPAHLHIDLLPAWQGRGHGRTLMRTLMQALQDQGAAAVHLSMVTANTPARAFYDRLGFHEIAVPDPGPVTCLGRTTKDLGTL; encoded by the coding sequence GTGACGCCGGTGACGCGCGTCCGTCGGTACCGGCCCGAGGACCGGGACGCCATCGAGGACATCTGCGTCCGCACGGCACACGAGGGCGGCGACAGCCGGCCGCACTACGAGGCTGCATCCGACAGCGGCTCCGCCGCGGGCGGCATCTTCCCGACGACCTTCGCCCTCCCGTACGTCGTCCTCGAACCGGACCTCGCCTTCGTCCTGGACGACGGGACGGGCCGGGCGGTCGGCTACATCCTCGGCGCCGCGGACACGCCACGCTTCGTCGAGGACTACCGCACCAAGTGGCTCCCGTCGGCGGCCGAGCGCTACCCCGAACCGTCCGGGTCGTCCGAGCCGTCCGGGCCGCCGAGCACCCCGGACGAGGCGATGATCCGGCTCCTGCACCACCCGGAGCGCATGCTCGTCCCGGAGGTCGCCGCCTACCCGGCCCACCTGCACATCGACCTGCTCCCCGCCTGGCAGGGCCGGGGCCATGGCCGCACCCTGATGCGCACCCTGATGCAGGCCCTCCAGGACCAGGGGGCCGCGGCCGTCCACCTCTCCATGGTCACGGCCAACACCCCGGCCAGGGCCTTCTACGACCGCCTGGGCTTCCACGAGATCGCCGTCCCGGACCCGGGCCCGGTCACCTGCCTCGGGCGCACGACGAAGGACCTCGGCACCCTGTGA
- a CDS encoding MFS transporter has protein sequence MTVTDTITSHKTAHATAAPPSLGGLGLFTVLLAAALPLIDFFIVNVALPAIGHDLAASEAVLELVVVGYGLAYAVLLVLGGRLGDLFGRRRLFLGGMAAFGLTSLACGLAPSAWTLVAARIAQGAASAAMLPQVLATIQAATSGQRRAKAMGLYGATAGLSMVAGQILGGVLVAATPLSFLFGAGTGWRSVFLVNVPVVLVGLFLAARAVPETRSQHPEPVDGPGTVLLAVSLLTLLAPLTEGRAAGWPLWTWLSLAAFPFVAWAFYAVERRADRQGRTPLLPPSLFELTSLRRGLVMIVPFSIGFSGFMFVIAVALQQGAGRGPVAAGLALAPMAVVFFFVSLAGPPLVARYGTRVVTAGAAIQAVGVALMALAVWRSWPDLGLVELLPGAAIAGAGQALQLPVVFRIVLSEVPAARAGVGSGVMITTQQSSLALGVATLGTLFLSLVPATGMRDALVTTLLVQLAGVALTGLLSLRLPRTID, from the coding sequence ATGACCGTGACTGACACCATCACTTCACACAAGACCGCCCACGCCACCGCCGCGCCACCCTCGCTCGGCGGCCTCGGGCTCTTCACGGTGCTGCTGGCCGCGGCACTCCCCCTCATCGACTTCTTCATCGTCAACGTCGCCCTGCCCGCCATCGGCCACGACCTCGCGGCGAGCGAAGCCGTGCTCGAACTCGTCGTCGTCGGCTACGGGTTGGCGTACGCCGTGCTGCTCGTCCTCGGCGGGCGGCTCGGTGACCTGTTCGGGCGGCGCCGGCTCTTCCTGGGCGGCATGGCGGCGTTCGGGCTGACCTCGCTGGCGTGCGGGCTCGCGCCCAGCGCGTGGACCCTCGTCGCGGCGCGGATCGCGCAGGGCGCGGCGTCGGCGGCGATGCTGCCGCAGGTGCTGGCCACGATCCAGGCGGCCACGAGCGGTCAGCGCCGGGCGAAGGCCATGGGCCTCTACGGCGCCACGGCCGGGCTCTCCATGGTGGCCGGGCAGATCCTCGGCGGCGTACTCGTCGCCGCCACGCCTTTGTCTTTTCTTTTCGGCGCGGGCACCGGCTGGCGCTCGGTGTTCCTGGTGAACGTGCCCGTCGTCCTCGTCGGCCTCTTCCTGGCCGCCCGCGCCGTCCCGGAGACCCGCTCGCAGCACCCCGAGCCGGTCGACGGACCCGGCACGGTCCTGCTCGCCGTCTCCCTCCTCACACTCCTGGCCCCGCTCACCGAGGGCCGGGCGGCGGGCTGGCCGCTGTGGACGTGGCTGTCGCTGGCGGCGTTCCCGTTCGTGGCGTGGGCGTTCTACGCGGTGGAGCGCAGGGCGGATCGTCAGGGCCGTACGCCGCTCTTGCCGCCGAGTCTGTTCGAGCTCACGTCCCTCCGCCGCGGTCTGGTGATGATCGTGCCGTTCTCGATCGGCTTCAGCGGCTTCATGTTCGTGATCGCGGTGGCGTTGCAGCAGGGCGCGGGCCGGGGCCCGGTCGCGGCGGGGCTGGCGCTCGCCCCCATGGCGGTGGTGTTCTTCTTCGTCTCGCTGGCCGGTCCACCGCTGGTGGCCCGCTACGGCACCCGGGTCGTCACCGCCGGTGCGGCGATCCAGGCGGTGGGCGTGGCCCTGATGGCGCTGGCCGTCTGGCGCTCCTGGCCGGACCTCGGCCTCGTCGAACTGCTCCCCGGGGCGGCGATCGCCGGCGCGGGCCAGGCGCTCCAACTCCCCGTCGTCTTCCGGATCGTCCTGTCCGAGGTGCCGGCGGCGCGGGCGGGCGTGGGCAGCGGGGTGATGATCACGACCCAGCAGTCGTCGTTGGCCCTGGGCGTGGCGACGCTGGGCACGCTCTTCCTCTCCCTGGTCCCGGCGACGGGCATGCGCGACGCCCTGGTCACCACTCTCCTGGTCCAGTTGGCCGGAGTGGCGCTGACGGGGCTGCTCAGCCTGCGTCTGCCGCGCACGATCGACTGA